In a single window of the Salvelinus alpinus chromosome 15, SLU_Salpinus.1, whole genome shotgun sequence genome:
- the LOC139540495 gene encoding uncharacterized protein: MLTTPIHQPGGAGSELYRETPMASSTTPLDLPETRESSPPPRIWTMRVLLCSVCWWWWRMRWWSLVDSDLVLYTAIDPDTTMAQTVRYRMASDRGGWLSLNETTGQLQIRNPMDRESPLVTDGTYTALILAIDNGEVPATGTWSLVIELEDVNDNAPTIDPPQPAAPVAGHLRRKPRRAQPVPALQNRASGTVSEILERPHERQP; the protein is encoded by the exons ATGCTGACTACCCCCATTCACCAGCCTGGAGGAGCCGGTTCAGAATTGTACAGGGAGACACCGATGGCAAGTTCAACAACTCCACTGGACCTACCGGAGACCAGGGAATCATCACCACCGCCAAG GATTTGGACTATGAGAGTGTTACTGTGTTCAGTctgttggtggtggtggagaaTGAGGTGGTGGTCTCTTGTGGACAGTGACCTGGTCCTCTACACAGCCATTGACCCAGACACCACCATGGCACAGACGGTCAG GTACAGGATGGCCAGTGACCGTGGTGGGTGGCTGAGCCTCAATGAGACCACTGGTCAGCTCCAGATCAGGAATCCTATGGACAGAGAGTCTCCTTTAGTTACAGATGGCACATACACAGCTCTCATCCTAGCTATTGACAATG gtgAGGTCCCAGCCACAGGCACATGGTCCCTAGTGATTGAGCTAGAGGATGTAAACGACAATGCTCCGACCATTGACCCTCCGCAGCCGGCAGCCCCAGTTGCTGGACATCTCCGTCGGAAACCCCGACGGGCCCAGCCTGTCCCAGCCCTTCAAAACAGAGCAAGTGGGACTGTCTCAGAAATACTGGAGCGTCCGCATGAACGACAACCATGA